A window of the Cystobacter fuscus genome harbors these coding sequences:
- a CDS encoding glutathione S-transferase family protein, with product MTALTLVVGSKNYSSWSLRPYLALAHTGQPFREVLIPLDQPNTASDIMKYSPSGRVPALQHGELVIWDSLAICEYLAEQFPEARLWPQAREVRAVARAVTAEMHSGFATLRTHMNMDMSARKPGQGRAPGVAEDIARITSLWKDCRSRFGQGGPFLFGAFSIADAFYAPVVSRFVTYDVELDAVGAAYRDAVLALPAMKAWTEAARHEPPLARYAK from the coding sequence ATGACCGCTCTCACCCTCGTCGTCGGCTCGAAGAACTACTCCTCCTGGTCGTTGAGGCCCTATCTCGCGCTCGCCCACACCGGGCAGCCCTTCCGCGAGGTGCTGATCCCCCTGGACCAGCCGAACACGGCCAGCGACATCATGAAGTACTCGCCCAGTGGGCGGGTGCCGGCGCTCCAGCATGGCGAGCTGGTGATCTGGGATTCGCTGGCCATCTGCGAGTACCTCGCGGAGCAGTTCCCGGAGGCGAGGCTGTGGCCCCAGGCGCGCGAGGTGCGGGCCGTGGCGCGGGCCGTCACCGCGGAGATGCACTCGGGGTTCGCCACGCTGCGCACCCACATGAACATGGACATGAGCGCTCGCAAGCCGGGACAGGGGCGCGCCCCGGGAGTCGCCGAGGACATCGCGCGCATCACCTCCCTGTGGAAGGACTGCCGCTCGCGCTTCGGACAGGGCGGGCCGTTCCTCTTCGGGGCCTTCAGCATCGCGGACGCCTTCTACGCGCCCGTCGTCTCGCGCTTCGTCACCTATGACGTGGAGCTGGACGCGGTGGGCGCCGCCTACCGGGACGCGGTGCTCGCCCTGCCGGCGATGAAGGCCTGGACGGAGGCCGCCCGTCACGAGCCGCCCCTGGCGCGCTACGCGAAGTAG